A stretch of Gemmatimonas aurantiaca T-27 DNA encodes these proteins:
- a CDS encoding MBL fold metallo-hydrolase — translation MSFPHPLLDTRTLGRWRIHAIQAGGQQLDGGAMFGVVPKTLWSRRLEADDKNRIPMGMRCLLIEHDDGLVLLDTGSGNKETQKFHDIYGIENSGADGRTALEDGIRAAGFTTDDVKLVINTHLHFDHAGGNTWRAPTGEVLPTFANATYLVQAGEKAYGEHTNERTAASYFPPNWAPIVANGRFQVVEGEREIVSGITVRPTPGHTPHHQSVILRSGGETACFLGDVVPTSHHLALPWIMGYDVEPLVTLESKRALLGEALREDWLLVFEHDAHVGFGRLAHDGKSYHLAERG, via the coding sequence GTGAGCTTTCCGCATCCGTTGCTCGATACCCGCACCCTGGGACGGTGGCGCATTCATGCCATCCAGGCCGGTGGCCAGCAACTCGACGGGGGCGCCATGTTCGGCGTCGTGCCCAAGACGCTGTGGTCGCGTCGCCTCGAAGCCGATGACAAGAATCGCATCCCGATGGGCATGCGTTGCCTGCTCATCGAGCACGATGACGGCCTGGTGCTGCTCGATACCGGGTCGGGCAACAAAGAGACCCAGAAGTTCCACGATATCTACGGCATCGAGAACAGCGGGGCAGACGGTCGGACGGCCCTCGAGGACGGGATCCGGGCGGCGGGCTTCACGACCGACGATGTGAAGCTGGTGATCAATACGCACCTGCACTTCGACCATGCCGGTGGCAACACCTGGCGTGCGCCCACCGGCGAAGTGCTGCCGACGTTTGCCAACGCCACCTACCTGGTGCAGGCGGGCGAGAAGGCGTACGGGGAGCACACCAACGAGCGCACGGCGGCCAGCTACTTCCCTCCCAACTGGGCACCCATCGTGGCCAATGGCCGCTTCCAGGTGGTGGAAGGGGAGCGGGAAATCGTCTCCGGCATCACCGTGCGGCCGACGCCGGGTCACACGCCGCATCACCAGAGCGTGATTCTGCGGTCGGGCGGCGAGACGGCCTGTTTCCTGGGGGACGTGGTGCCGACCAGCCACCATCTGGCCCTCCCCTGGATCATGGGGTATGACGTGGAACCGCTGGTCACGCTCGAATCCAAGCGGGCGCTGCTCGGCGAGGCGCTGCGGGAGGATTGGCTGCTGGTCTTCGAGCACGATGCCCATGTGGGCTTTGGCCGACTGGCGCACGACGGCAAGTCGTATCACTTGGCCGAGCGGGGTTGA
- the pheS gene encoding phenylalanine--tRNA ligase subunit alpha, whose amino-acid sequence MNLSEYLAQADALAAECHALLAGLDVATRLDVAKGQLNALKDDRLNALQSALRMLPAEDRRAAGGAFNTLKQSIQAALDAFGQRQSAASGVVQVDATMPARGIWRGSLHPVTLVIDEISEIFRELGFTIALGPEAETEWYNFGALNFPPDHPAMELHDTLYLGEDTLLRTHTSPVQVRTLQRYAPPVRVLAPGQVYRRDFFDATHAPAFMQLEGLAVDEGVSFVDLKATLAEFARRFYGATRRVRFGPSYFPFVEPGAQMDVEVDLGDGKGLRWVEILGCGMVHPNVIEAAGLDSEKYTGWAFGMGPARIAMSRYGINDIRVLYDSDVRFLEQFAR is encoded by the coding sequence GTGAACCTCTCCGAGTATCTCGCACAGGCTGACGCACTGGCAGCGGAATGCCATGCGCTCCTCGCCGGGCTCGACGTGGCTACCCGTCTCGACGTAGCCAAGGGACAGCTCAACGCGCTCAAGGACGATCGCCTGAACGCGCTGCAGAGCGCCCTGCGCATGCTGCCGGCCGAAGATCGTCGCGCAGCGGGTGGGGCCTTCAACACCCTGAAGCAATCCATCCAGGCTGCGCTCGACGCGTTCGGGCAGCGCCAGTCCGCCGCGTCCGGTGTGGTGCAGGTGGATGCCACCATGCCCGCACGTGGCATTTGGCGCGGCTCGCTGCACCCGGTCACGCTGGTCATCGACGAGATCAGCGAGATCTTCCGCGAGCTCGGTTTCACGATCGCGCTCGGACCGGAAGCCGAAACGGAGTGGTACAACTTCGGCGCACTGAACTTCCCGCCCGATCATCCGGCGATGGAGCTGCACGACACGCTCTACCTGGGCGAAGACACTTTGCTGCGCACACACACCTCCCCGGTGCAGGTGCGCACCCTGCAGCGCTATGCGCCGCCCGTCCGTGTGCTGGCACCCGGACAGGTGTATCGCCGCGACTTTTTCGATGCGACGCACGCACCAGCCTTCATGCAGCTCGAAGGTTTGGCGGTGGATGAAGGCGTGAGCTTTGTCGACCTCAAGGCAACGCTCGCCGAATTTGCGCGTCGCTTCTACGGCGCCACACGCCGCGTGCGCTTCGGGCCATCGTACTTTCCCTTCGTTGAACCCGGCGCGCAGATGGATGTCGAGGTGGACCTGGGCGACGGCAAGGGCCTCCGCTGGGTCGAGATCCTCGGCTGCGGCATGGTGCATCCCAACGTGATCGAAGCCGCCGGACTCGATAGCGAGAAGTACACCGGGTGGGCCTTCGGCATGGGCCCGGCGCGCATCGCCATGTCGCGCTACGGTATCAACGACATTCGTGTTCTCTACGATTCCGACGTCCGCTTCCTGGAGCAGTTCGCGCGATGA
- the rsmA gene encoding 16S rRNA (adenine(1518)-N(6)/adenine(1519)-N(6))-dimethyltransferase RsmA, whose amino-acid sequence MSRPDGNGGASRFRRGGPPRGDRLPAPRKRFGQHFLKDTRVLSSIADALGDVRDRTVIEIGPGRGALTDLLVERARRVIAIEIDRDLAAHLRARYADRPHVEIVEADVLQTNLAALAGEPYVLAGNVPYYITTPIIFHALVQPRPDVAVYLVQKEVADRMAAPPGDKIYGALSVNLQAVVGVELIRKVPPSAFNPAPAVDSAVVRVVPRPDAVVEPELEARFRSFVLAAFGLRRKQLIRVVRTIASFDAERAGAVIAACGLSPEARPETLTPAEFAKLVRALRAEGLSEPTATDVVDPDQAAP is encoded by the coding sequence GTGTCGCGTCCAGATGGGAATGGAGGCGCATCCCGCTTTCGACGTGGCGGCCCACCACGCGGCGATCGTTTGCCAGCACCACGCAAGCGTTTCGGTCAACATTTCCTCAAGGACACCCGGGTTCTCAGCAGCATCGCGGACGCCCTGGGTGATGTACGCGATCGCACCGTCATCGAGATCGGCCCGGGCCGCGGCGCACTCACCGATCTGTTGGTGGAGCGCGCCAGGCGCGTGATCGCGATCGAGATCGACCGCGATCTCGCCGCACATTTGCGCGCACGGTATGCCGACCGGCCCCATGTCGAGATCGTGGAAGCCGACGTGCTGCAAACCAATCTCGCCGCACTCGCTGGGGAGCCGTATGTGCTGGCGGGCAATGTGCCGTATTACATCACCACGCCGATCATCTTTCACGCGCTCGTCCAGCCACGTCCCGATGTGGCGGTGTATCTCGTGCAGAAAGAAGTGGCCGATCGCATGGCCGCGCCGCCGGGCGACAAGATCTATGGCGCGCTGAGTGTGAATCTCCAGGCCGTGGTGGGCGTGGAACTGATTCGCAAAGTGCCGCCCAGCGCGTTCAACCCGGCGCCCGCCGTCGATTCCGCCGTGGTGCGGGTCGTGCCGCGGCCCGATGCCGTCGTGGAGCCGGAGCTCGAAGCCCGTTTCCGCAGCTTCGTGCTGGCCGCCTTTGGTCTTCGGCGCAAACAGTTGATCCGGGTGGTGCGGACCATCGCTTCGTTTGACGCCGAGCGCGCCGGGGCAGTGATCGCGGCGTGTGGGTTGTCGCCGGAGGCACGTCCGGAAACACTGACGCCCGCCGAGTTCGCGAAACTCGTGCGGGCGTTGCGGGCGGAGGGGCTGTCAGAACCGACGGCGACCGACGTCGTGGATCCCGATCAGGCCGCGCCCTGA
- a CDS encoding PP2C family protein-serine/threonine phosphatase, producing MNEVAALLAAFLEATGRQAAIWERREGSVVPTLLGASSSVFAERTTSCAQAWDVASWARSHHLHAQLVNTGDSVGWLFVEAGEAVQEPVAVGGPAADVDRLLGRLLPLVRRITRERDGATRELAERYEEINLLYAIGELLGGTTSVESVADTLLAELAATLGATRAVFLQTNRAQGTLAPIASLGLADDAYEPVSLEQATHIAVRAYHAGSACTEDGNAASLADPILAARAAPLMAVAITRPSSGVGITGTFPVPTRRGAEGIAVPLGVLVLAGRPGGAPFSGGDRKLAVAIGTQVGVAMHNASLVRAAVERQQLAREMRLAHELQLKLLPSPQVVQPEARAAARVVPAESVGGDFYLLARLDQDRTGVLIGDVSGHGYQSALVMALALSAAAIHVQAAFDPSIAIEAVQRSLREELMSTEMSISMCYAVIDSRANELRFANAGHPHAFKLSSDGHATRLGAVAPPIGFSDAPIEECVMSWRADDRLVFLTDGVIDARDPAGRRIGEAEVLQWLTHTSPTDTPDTILDAIYGRLNAHTGRAPLRDDCTVVVVDRMVPSAVNPGESSI from the coding sequence ATGAACGAGGTCGCCGCCCTTCTGGCCGCGTTTCTCGAGGCCACTGGGCGCCAGGCGGCCATCTGGGAACGGCGTGAAGGCTCGGTCGTGCCCACGTTGCTGGGCGCGTCATCGAGTGTCTTTGCCGAACGCACTACCTCCTGCGCGCAGGCTTGGGATGTGGCATCCTGGGCCCGTTCGCATCACTTGCACGCGCAGCTCGTGAACACCGGCGACAGTGTGGGCTGGCTGTTCGTCGAAGCCGGCGAGGCCGTGCAGGAACCTGTCGCCGTGGGAGGCCCTGCGGCCGACGTCGATCGACTGCTGGGGCGCCTGCTGCCACTGGTCCGTCGCATCACGCGTGAGCGCGATGGAGCCACCCGCGAACTCGCCGAGCGTTACGAGGAGATCAATCTCCTGTATGCCATCGGGGAGCTGCTGGGAGGCACGACCTCGGTGGAAAGCGTGGCCGATACGCTGCTGGCCGAGCTGGCGGCGACACTGGGCGCCACGCGGGCCGTGTTTCTGCAGACCAACCGGGCACAGGGGACATTGGCGCCCATTGCTTCGCTGGGGCTCGCCGACGATGCCTACGAGCCCGTGTCGCTCGAGCAGGCGACCCATATTGCCGTGCGTGCCTATCATGCGGGCAGCGCCTGCACCGAGGACGGGAACGCGGCATCGCTGGCCGACCCGATCCTGGCCGCCCGCGCCGCACCGCTGATGGCCGTTGCCATCACGCGCCCCAGTTCCGGCGTGGGCATCACGGGCACCTTCCCGGTCCCGACGCGGCGCGGCGCAGAAGGCATTGCCGTTCCGCTGGGTGTGTTGGTGCTGGCCGGACGACCGGGCGGTGCGCCGTTCTCCGGCGGTGATCGCAAGTTGGCCGTGGCGATTGGGACGCAGGTCGGCGTGGCCATGCACAACGCCTCGTTGGTGCGGGCTGCCGTGGAGCGTCAGCAGTTGGCCCGCGAAATGCGACTGGCTCACGAACTTCAGCTCAAGTTGTTGCCGAGCCCACAGGTGGTGCAGCCGGAAGCACGCGCAGCCGCGCGCGTCGTTCCGGCCGAAAGTGTAGGTGGGGATTTCTATCTGTTGGCCCGACTGGACCAGGATCGCACCGGTGTGCTGATCGGCGATGTGTCCGGGCACGGGTATCAATCGGCGCTGGTCATGGCCTTGGCCCTCAGCGCGGCCGCCATTCATGTGCAGGCCGCGTTCGATCCGTCCATCGCCATCGAAGCGGTGCAGCGCTCGCTGCGCGAAGAACTCATGTCCACCGAAATGTCGATCAGCATGTGTTACGCCGTGATCGACAGCCGCGCCAACGAGCTACGGTTTGCCAACGCCGGACATCCGCATGCCTTCAAGCTGTCGAGCGATGGACACGCCACACGGCTTGGGGCCGTGGCGCCGCCCATTGGCTTCAGTGACGCGCCGATCGAAGAGTGTGTCATGAGCTGGCGCGCCGATGACCGTCTCGTCTTCCTGACCGACGGCGTGATTGACGCCCGTGATCCCGCCGGCCGCCGCATCGGGGAAGCGGAAGTCCTGCAATGGCTCACGCACACCTCCCCCACGGATACGCCGGACACCATTCTGGATGCCATCTACGGGCGACTCAACGCCCACACCGGACGTGCACCACTTCGCGATGACTGCACGGTGGTCGTCGTCGACCGTATGGTCCCGTCCGCGGTGAATCCCGGAGAGTCATCGATATGA
- a CDS encoding ATP-binding protein — MASRLAPAVHLRTDDGAPVLTPFVSAHPDCDPVKHMSRCWVLSSELTVIPPVVEDIVTLCRDAGFSSKQCGLNVPVAVTEAVANAILRGNASDASRQVEITVEVDDQRLVIDVCDEGNGFDLQQLQQSPDDADWLEREHGRGVFLMRSLMDHIENARRDGQCGHRLRLVLYRA, encoded by the coding sequence GTGGCCAGTCGTCTTGCACCGGCCGTCCACCTTCGCACCGATGACGGTGCGCCAGTGCTCACGCCGTTCGTGTCGGCTCATCCCGATTGCGACCCGGTGAAACACATGTCGCGGTGTTGGGTGCTGTCGTCCGAACTGACGGTGATTCCGCCGGTGGTCGAGGACATTGTCACCCTCTGCCGCGACGCGGGGTTTTCGTCCAAACAATGCGGGTTGAATGTCCCGGTGGCCGTCACCGAAGCGGTGGCCAACGCCATCCTGCGGGGCAATGCGAGCGACGCGTCGCGCCAGGTGGAGATCACTGTCGAGGTCGACGATCAGCGCCTCGTGATCGATGTGTGCGACGAAGGCAACGGATTCGATTTGCAGCAGTTGCAACAGTCGCCGGATGATGCCGACTGGCTCGAGCGTGAACATGGTCGCGGTGTGTTTCTGATGCGGAGTCTGATGGATCACATCGAAAACGCCCGCCGCGATGGCCAGTGTGGTCATCGTCTCCGTCTCGTGCTGTATCGCGCATGA
- the pheT gene encoding phenylalanine--tRNA ligase subunit beta: MIVSHEWIKQFVPHTLSAEQVGEALSRHCVTLDGITTLGAELSAFVVAQVVEAGRHPNSERLWVTKVDDGSGELLEVVCGAPNVVAGHKYPFARTGTVMPGGLKIEKRKIRGETSNGMLCSARELGLGEEHDGILTLDTDAAPGTALLEIIKLGDARLDLDVLPNRPDLLSHVGVAREVSAISGTPLSTVPAELTTAVSTLAAVEGKTAARGQLASVIVDDAESCPRFVGVVIQGVQVGASPAWLRQRLESIGLRSISNVVDATNYVLHGLGHPVHAYDLGTLKDRTITVRPTRADETSLTTLDGVSRVVAAGTTVICDGERPIGFAGVMGGLDTEVTERTTDVLLELAVFDARFVRRVRRAVALSTDASYRFERGVDAQDAEIVARRAAALITQVAGGTVAEVLVVGEAPAARGAVTLRPSRLARLLGVDVSTAEIVRRLESLGCVVQPLGDALLVQAPGWRHDLGLEVDLIEEVARLVGFDALPDELRPFRPGNAPDHPLHLASRRVRDVLVGIGMAEARPMPFTSTGDEHTPRVRNPLADDEPFLRASVLDTLARRAEYNLSRMQGNLRLFEIGNVFTPRDGRLPIEETRVGALLMGARRPAHFSEPEPPAFDAWDAKELGARVATAAFPGRAVSLQPADGALEWAIVVDDVGTVGQVSAVPLDRPLWATEAWGVEVTLGVVSSDDVAGANQHAHTPAERESGATRAVRFAPLPTTPAAEFDMALLVPDAVTAATVQEVLRRTAGELLEQVTLFDEFRGPGVPDGTRSLGWRLTWRHPERTLRDKELEGRRARLLEVLDKELGIRPRAS; encoded by the coding sequence ATGATTGTTTCGCATGAGTGGATCAAGCAGTTCGTTCCGCACACGCTGAGCGCAGAGCAGGTTGGCGAAGCGTTGAGTCGGCACTGCGTCACGCTCGATGGCATCACCACGCTCGGCGCGGAATTGTCGGCCTTCGTGGTGGCGCAGGTCGTGGAAGCAGGACGTCATCCCAACTCCGAGCGCCTGTGGGTCACCAAGGTGGACGACGGCAGTGGTGAACTGCTGGAAGTCGTCTGCGGAGCGCCCAACGTCGTGGCGGGACACAAGTATCCGTTTGCCCGCACCGGCACGGTGATGCCCGGTGGTCTCAAGATCGAGAAGCGCAAGATTCGTGGAGAGACCTCCAACGGCATGTTGTGCTCGGCGCGCGAACTCGGGCTGGGTGAGGAACACGATGGCATCCTGACCCTCGACACCGACGCCGCCCCTGGCACCGCGCTGCTCGAGATCATCAAGCTCGGTGATGCGCGCCTCGATCTCGATGTGTTGCCGAATCGCCCCGACCTGCTGTCGCACGTGGGTGTGGCGCGCGAAGTGTCGGCCATCAGTGGCACGCCGCTATCGACTGTTCCGGCGGAGCTCACGACGGCCGTCAGCACTCTCGCGGCGGTGGAAGGCAAGACCGCGGCGCGTGGCCAGCTCGCCAGCGTGATCGTGGATGATGCCGAAAGCTGCCCGCGTTTTGTGGGCGTGGTGATTCAGGGCGTGCAGGTGGGGGCCAGCCCGGCATGGCTGCGGCAGCGACTCGAGAGCATCGGGCTGCGCAGCATCAGCAATGTCGTGGATGCCACCAACTATGTGCTGCATGGCCTTGGGCATCCGGTGCATGCCTACGATCTGGGCACACTCAAGGATCGCACCATCACCGTGCGTCCCACGCGGGCCGATGAAACGTCGCTCACCACCCTCGATGGGGTGAGTCGCGTCGTGGCGGCCGGTACCACGGTGATCTGCGACGGCGAACGGCCGATCGGTTTTGCCGGTGTGATGGGTGGTCTCGACACCGAAGTCACCGAGCGCACGACCGATGTGCTGCTGGAGCTTGCTGTGTTCGATGCCCGCTTCGTGCGTCGGGTGCGTCGTGCAGTGGCCCTGTCCACCGATGCGAGCTATCGCTTCGAACGTGGTGTCGATGCGCAGGACGCGGAAATCGTGGCGCGCCGTGCCGCCGCATTGATCACGCAGGTGGCTGGTGGCACGGTCGCGGAAGTGCTGGTGGTGGGTGAGGCACCTGCGGCGCGTGGCGCGGTGACGCTGCGTCCGTCACGCCTGGCGCGCCTGTTGGGTGTTGACGTGTCCACCGCCGAGATCGTGCGTCGTCTCGAGTCGCTGGGGTGTGTAGTGCAGCCCTTGGGCGACGCGCTGCTGGTGCAGGCACCGGGATGGCGTCATGACCTCGGGCTGGAAGTGGACCTCATCGAAGAGGTGGCGCGTCTGGTGGGCTTTGACGCACTGCCCGATGAATTGCGCCCGTTCCGTCCGGGCAATGCACCGGATCATCCGTTGCATCTGGCCTCGCGACGTGTGCGTGATGTGTTGGTGGGAATTGGCATGGCCGAGGCCCGCCCGATGCCCTTCACGTCCACTGGTGACGAGCACACGCCACGGGTGCGCAATCCGTTGGCCGACGATGAGCCGTTCCTGCGTGCTTCGGTGCTGGACACGTTGGCCCGCCGCGCGGAATACAACCTCTCGCGCATGCAGGGCAATCTGCGGCTGTTCGAGATCGGCAATGTCTTCACGCCACGTGATGGACGACTGCCGATCGAAGAAACGCGCGTCGGCGCGTTGTTGATGGGCGCACGTCGCCCGGCGCATTTCAGTGAACCCGAGCCGCCGGCGTTCGATGCCTGGGATGCCAAGGAGCTGGGCGCACGGGTGGCGACTGCAGCCTTTCCGGGGCGCGCGGTCTCGCTGCAGCCGGCCGATGGTGCACTGGAGTGGGCGATCGTGGTGGACGACGTGGGCACCGTGGGGCAGGTGAGCGCTGTACCGCTCGACCGGCCGCTATGGGCCACGGAGGCGTGGGGCGTGGAGGTGACACTCGGTGTGGTCTCCTCCGACGACGTCGCCGGCGCCAACCAGCACGCCCATACGCCGGCAGAACGGGAGTCCGGCGCCACGCGTGCCGTGCGCTTCGCCCCGCTGCCCACGACACCGGCGGCCGAGTTTGATATGGCGTTGTTGGTGCCCGATGCCGTGACAGCGGCCACGGTGCAAGAGGTGTTGCGTCGGACGGCAGGCGAACTGCTCGAGCAGGTGACGTTGTTCGACGAGTTCCGCGGGCCGGGTGTGCCCGACGGCACACGCAGCCTCGGGTGGCGGTTGACGTGGCGTCATCCCGAACGCACGCTCCGTGACAAGGAACTGGAG
- the infC gene encoding translation initiation factor IF-3, with protein sequence MRPCRWVAVCVTTRIPLMGSAFSVSSTGVRTIQDSTKRPPRVNRQIRISPVRVIGADGSQLGILEVDAALSMAVELGLDLVEVAAAARPPVVRIMDYGKFKFEQAKQARLAKKKQHVIHLKEVKYRPGIDDHDFETKTRHARRFLEEGNKVKVTLMFRGRQIAHPELGKIVVERVSQELADLAKIESAPTMEGKSMTMILAPK encoded by the coding sequence ATGCGTCCATGCAGGTGGGTGGCAGTGTGCGTCACGACGCGGATTCCACTCATGGGGTCCGCGTTTTCTGTTTCTTCTACCGGAGTACGCACTATTCAGGATTCGACGAAGCGACCGCCACGGGTAAACCGGCAGATCCGGATCAGCCCCGTTCGCGTGATCGGCGCCGATGGCAGTCAGCTAGGCATCCTCGAGGTGGACGCAGCACTGTCCATGGCGGTGGAGTTGGGCCTCGATCTCGTGGAAGTGGCGGCGGCGGCTCGGCCTCCCGTGGTTCGCATCATGGACTACGGCAAGTTCAAGTTCGAACAGGCCAAGCAGGCGCGACTCGCGAAGAAGAAGCAGCACGTGATCCATCTCAAGGAGGTCAAGTACCGCCCGGGGATCGACGATCACGACTTCGAGACCAAGACGCGGCATGCCCGTCGGTTCCTCGAAGAAGGCAACAAGGTGAAGGTGACGCTCATGTTCCGTGGCCGACAGATCGCCCACCCCGAGCTTGGAAAGATCGTGGTGGAGCGGGTGTCCCAGGAGCTGGCCGATCTGGCAAAGATCGAGAGCGCACCCACGATGGAAGGAAAATCGATGACGATGATCCTCGCGCCGAAGTGA
- the rplT gene encoding 50S ribosomal protein L20, whose amino-acid sequence MPRVKSNVVRLKRKKQILKHAKGAFGGRSKLWKAAKETVERGWRYAYRDRKNKKRDFRRLWIVRINAAARLHDMSYNAFINGLHASGIEVDRKVLADLAVREPEAFAAIAEQAKKALDAKVAAA is encoded by the coding sequence ATGCCTCGCGTCAAATCCAACGTCGTTCGTCTGAAGCGTAAGAAGCAGATTCTCAAGCATGCCAAGGGCGCCTTTGGTGGCCGCTCGAAGCTCTGGAAGGCTGCCAAGGAAACCGTCGAGCGTGGCTGGCGTTATGCCTACCGCGATCGCAAGAACAAGAAGCGCGACTTCCGTCGCCTCTGGATCGTGCGTATCAACGCCGCGGCCCGCCTGCACGACATGTCGTACAACGCGTTCATCAACGGCCTGCATGCCTCCGGCATCGAAGTCGACCGCAAGGTCCTCGCCGATCTGGCGGTGCGTGAGCCCGAAGCGTTCGCGGCCATCGCCGAACAGGCGAAGAAGGCACTCGACGCCAAGGTCGCTGCAGCCTGA
- a CDS encoding STAS domain-containing protein yields MSFTLDRAEDVLTVAVDGQLIVTNRQEFKQAILDAADQGVRIVIVDFTHTGYIDSSGLGALVSLSRRLRDVNGDLRLVGLNDDLRTLFELTRLDALFPLFASRADALASR; encoded by the coding sequence ATGAGCTTCACACTGGACCGCGCAGAAGATGTGCTGACGGTGGCGGTCGACGGCCAGCTGATCGTGACCAATCGCCAGGAGTTCAAGCAGGCGATCCTGGACGCCGCGGATCAGGGCGTGCGAATCGTCATCGTCGATTTCACGCACACCGGCTACATCGACAGCTCGGGGCTGGGTGCGCTCGTCTCGCTGAGTCGCCGTCTGCGGGATGTGAATGGCGATTTGCGCCTGGTCGGGCTCAACGATGACCTGCGCACGCTGTTCGAACTCACGCGCCTCGACGCCCTGTTCCCGCTTTTTGCGTCGCGTGCTGATGCCCTCGCATCGCGCTGA
- a CDS encoding 3'-5' exonuclease yields the protein MIGTSVSPRPTTLSARAARRLAEGPLDAVTLMRDVCQVERLQADAAERMAAALLGSHPEFLRLPTGHWTLQAVAYPAGHQTAPSTARVAGSARVAESAGQSPRLLDLPFAVVDVETTGTRAAGGDRITEIAIVQVQGGQVGEVYSQLVNPERPIPPYITSLTHITWDMVRDQPTFREITSNVLDRLRGSIFVAHNAPFDWRFVSEEVRRGSGQELSGPRLCTVRFARAALPQLSRRSLDHVTRYFGIEIAARHRAAGDALATAHALCRMLNIASEHGVESWTALQAFVDGPVGTRPRTASDRRRRAFPLPVTKDDIA from the coding sequence GTGATCGGTACATCAGTCTCGCCTCGGCCCACGACACTCTCCGCCCGGGCCGCACGTCGCCTCGCCGAAGGGCCGCTCGACGCCGTTACGCTCATGCGCGATGTCTGCCAGGTGGAGCGCCTGCAGGCGGATGCGGCCGAACGTATGGCGGCCGCACTACTGGGTAGTCATCCGGAGTTTCTGCGGTTGCCGACCGGTCATTGGACACTGCAGGCCGTTGCCTACCCGGCAGGACACCAGACTGCGCCGTCGACTGCGCGCGTCGCGGGTTCGGCCAGGGTCGCCGAATCGGCCGGCCAGTCGCCCCGATTGCTCGATCTGCCGTTTGCGGTGGTTGACGTCGAGACCACCGGCACGCGCGCGGCCGGAGGGGACCGCATCACCGAAATCGCCATCGTGCAGGTGCAGGGCGGGCAGGTGGGTGAGGTGTACTCGCAGCTCGTGAATCCCGAGCGGCCGATCCCGCCGTACATCACGTCACTGACCCACATCACGTGGGACATGGTGCGCGACCAGCCGACCTTCCGCGAGATCACGAGCAACGTGCTCGATCGACTGCGCGGTTCGATTTTTGTGGCACACAACGCGCCATTCGACTGGCGATTCGTGAGCGAAGAAGTGCGACGGGGCAGCGGGCAGGAGTTGTCGGGGCCCCGTCTGTGCACCGTGCGGTTTGCGCGGGCGGCGTTGCCACAGCTTTCGCGGCGTTCGCTCGATCACGTCACGCGCTACTTCGGTATCGAGATTGCTGCGCGACATCGGGCGGCTGGGGACGCACTGGCCACCGCACACGCGCTCTGCCGCATGCTCAACATCGCGTCGGAACACGGCGTTGAATCGTGGACGGCGTTGCAGGCGTTCGTGGATGGCCCGGTGGGCACACGGCCGCGTACGGCCTCCGATCGCCGCCGACGGGCATTCCCCCTTCCAGTGACCAAGGACGATATCGCGTGA
- the rpmI gene encoding 50S ribosomal protein L35 gives MPKMKTHSGAKKRFSVTGSGKVRRLKAYKSHILTKMSGKKKRDLRRPTIVETNGEAKRIKRLLVA, from the coding sequence ATGCCGAAGATGAAGACCCACAGCGGCGCCAAGAAGCGCTTCTCCGTGACGGGTTCGGGGAAGGTGCGGCGCCTGAAGGCGTACAAGAGCCACATCCTGACCAAGATGTCGGGCAAGAAGAAGCGCGACCTGCGCCGTCCCACGATCGTGGAGACCAACGGCGAAGCGAAGCGTATCAAGCGTCTTCTCGTGGCCTGA